A genomic segment from Corylus avellana chromosome ca5, CavTom2PMs-1.0 encodes:
- the LOC132181283 gene encoding large ribosomal subunit protein eL27: MVKFLKPNKVVILLQGRYAGRKAVIVRAFDEGTRDRPYGHCLVAGISKYPSKVIRKDSAKKTAKKSRVKTFVKLVNYQHLMPTRYTLDVDLKDVVSLECLQSRDKKVTAAKDTKKRLEDRFKSGKNRWFFTKLRF, encoded by the coding sequence ATGGTGAAATTCCTGAAGCCAAATAAGGTGGTGATCCTCCTGCAGGGCCGCTATGCGGGGCGCAAGGCGGTGATCGTGAGGGCCTTTGACGAGGGCACGAGGGACCGTCCCTACGGCCACTGTTTGGTGGCGGGGATAAGCAAGTACCCGAGCAAGGTCATACGCAAGGATTCGGCCAAGAAGACGGCCAAGAAGTCCCGCGTGAAAACCTTTGTGAAGCTCGTAAACTACCAGCACCTTATGCCCACACGTTACACCCTCGATGTCGACCTCAAGGATGTCGTCTCCCTCGAGTGCCTCCAGTCCAGGGACAAGAAGGTCACCGCCGCCAAGGATACCAAGAAGAGGTTGGAGGATCGCTTCAAGTCTGGGAAGAACAGGTGGTTCTTTACCAAGCTGAGGTTCTGA